One genomic segment of Suricata suricatta isolate VVHF042 chromosome 16, meerkat_22Aug2017_6uvM2_HiC, whole genome shotgun sequence includes these proteins:
- the SNAI3 gene encoding zinc finger protein SNAI3, which produces MPRSFLVKTHSSHRVPNYRQLETQREANGTCSACRGLAVPLFLPENAASSTSGDSPRPWDRTSVVARISLPLPSTEEALGACEPDLLAGSQVDPRASRAPGLPLKDSLNHLNLPALLVLPTRWPPIPGPDGGPAPDRLQAAPGGFEGLHGHRPHPTPTGLARHPWAPRCFSCRHCDKEYASLGALKMHIRTHTLPCLCSVCGKAFSRPWLLQGHIRTHTGEKPYTCSHCGRAFADRSNLRAHLQTHSDTRKYRCKSCTRTFSRMSLLARHEESGCRRGP; this is translated from the exons ATGCCGCGCTCCTTCCTGGTGAAAACGCATTCCAGCCACAGGGTCCCCAACTACAGGCAGCTGGAGACGCAGAGAG aaGCTAACGGCACCTGTTCCGCCTGCAGGGGGCTGGCggtgcccctcttcctcccaGAAAATGCGGCCTCTTCTACCTCTGGTGACTCTCCCCGGCCCTGGGACCGCACCTCTGTCGTCGCCCgcatctccctgccccttccgAGTACCGAGGAAGCGCTGGGGGCCTGTGAGCCAGACCTCCTGGCAGGCAGCCAGGTGGACCCTCGGGCCAGCCGGGCCCCCGGCCTGCCCCTCAAAGACAGCCTGAACCACCTCAACCTGCCTGCCCTGCTGGTCCTGCCCACACGGTGGCCCCCGATCCCAGGCCCGGATGGGGGCCCGGCTCCAGACAGACTGCAGGCAGCCCCGGGGGGCTTTGAGGGCCTGCACGGCCACAGGCCGCACCCCACACCAACAGGGCTGGCCAGGCACCCGTGGGCGCCCCGCTGCTTCAGCTGCAGGCACTGCGACAAGGAGTACGCCAGCCTGGGTGCCCTCAAGATGCACATCCGCACGCACACgctgccctgcctctgctccgTCTGCGGCAAGGCCTTCTCCAGGCCCTGGCTGCTCCAGGGCCACATCCGGACCCACACAG GTGAGAAGCCCTACACCTGCTCGCACTGCGGCAGGGCCTTCGCCGACCGCTCCAACCTCCGGGCCCACCTGCAGACGCACTCGGACACCAGGAAGTACCGGTGCAAGAGCTGCACCAGGACCTTCTCCCGCATGTCGCTCCTGGCGCGGCACGAGGAGTCTGGCTGCCGCCGCGGCCCCTGA
- the MVD gene encoding diphosphomevalonate decarboxylase yields the protein MASEKPLVVVTCTAPVNIAVIKYWGKRDEDLILPINSSLSVTLHQDQLKTTTTAAISKDFTEDRIWLNGREEDIGQPRLQACLREIRRLARKRRSTGDADPPPLSLSYKVHVASVNNFPTAAGLASSAAGYACLAYTLARVYGVDSDLSEVARRGSGSACRSLYGGFVEWQMGERPDGKDSIARQVAPECHWPELRVLILVVSAERKQMGSTAGMQTSVETSPLLRFRAESVVPARMAEMTRCIQERDFQAFGQLTMKDSNQFHATCLDTFPPISYLSDTSRRLIRLVHCFNAHHGQTKVAYTFDAGPNAVVFTLADTVPEFVATVRHCFPPESNGDKFLKGLPVRPASLSDELRAALDVDPTPGGVKYIIATQVGPGPQVLAGPHAHLLGPDGLPKATA from the exons ATGGCCTCCGAGAAGCCGCTGGTGGTCGTCACCTGCACCGCGCCGGTCAACATCGCGGTCATCAAGTACT GGGGGAAGCGAGATGAGGACCTGATCCTGCCCATCAACTCCTCCCTGAGCGTCACCTTGCACCAGGACCAG TTAAAAACCACCACCACGGCCGCCATCAGCAAGGATTTCACCGAGGACCGGATTTGGCTGAATGGCCGGGAGGAGGACATCGGGCAGCCGCGCCTGCAGGCCTGTCTCCGGGAGA TCCGCCGCCTGGCCCGGAAGCGGAGGAGCACCGGCGACGCGGACCCGCCACCCCTCAGCCTCAGCTACAAGGTTCACGTCGCATCGGTGAACAACTTCCCCACGGCCGCGGGCCTGGCCTCCTCTGCAGCTGGTTATGCCTGCCTAG CCTACACCCTGGCCAGGGTCTATGGGGTTGACAGTGACCTCTCGGAAGTGGCTCGCCGGGGCTCGGGCAGCGCCTGTCGGAGCCTGTACGGCGGCTTCGTGGAGTGGCAGATGGGGGAGCGGCCCGACGGGAAGGACAGCATCGCCCGGCAGGTGGCCCCCGAGTGCCACTGGCCCGAACTCCGAGTCCTCATACTCGTG GTGAGCGCGGAACGGAAGCAGATGGGCAGCACGGCCGGCATGCAGACCAGCGTGGAGACCAGCCCCCTGCTCCGG TTCCGGGCCGAGTCGGTGGTGCCAGCGCGCATGGCAGAGATGACCCGCTGCATCCAGGAGCGGGACTTCCAGGCTTTCGGCCAGCTGACCATGAAGGACAGTAACCAGTTCCACGCCACCTGCCTGGACACCTTCCCGCCCATCTCCTACCTCAGCGACACCTCCAGACGCCTCATCCGCCTGGTGCACTGCTTCAACGCCCACCACGGGCAGACCAAG GTGGCATACACATTTGATGCGGGCCCCAATGCCGTGGTCTTCACCCTGGCCGACACCGTGCCTGAGTTTGTGGCCACTGTGAGGCACTGCTTTCCCCCCGAGTCCAACGGAGACAA gtTTCTGAAAGGGCTGCCCGTGAGGCCTGCCTCGCTCTCCGACGAGCTGAGGGCTGCGCTGGACGTGGATCCCACCCCTGGCGGCGTCAAGTACATCATTGCCACCCAG